From Deltaproteobacteria bacterium:
GTTTTTTTGTGTTCGCTAACAACTATTATCGGTTATGCGGTATTAATCGTTGGTGATAGTCGAGCATTAATGTCATTAGGATGGTTAGCAATTCTTGGAGAGTTTACTTGCATTACGGCAGCAATGATTGGTATGCCAGCTTTAATAAATTATATTGAGACGCGAGTGAAAATAATAAATGACAAAGAGTAATAACTAGCTATTGGAGAAGCGTTAAATGAGGGCAATCAAACATTGGTATAGCTTAATAATAGTTATCATGCTTATATTAATAATAGGGCTACAAAAACCATATGCTAAACCTCCACAACCTAGAGAGTTACAAGAACAAATCGCAAAGTATCTGATAAAAATGCTGCGTCATCATGAGATAAACTTTCGCCTTCAGGCTGCAGAGAGATTGTGCAGTTATGGCGAGAATTATTGGGAAGAATCAGTTGAAGGTTTATTGCAACTTTTTGCTAAAGAAAAACATACTTACATTCGTTATCAAGCATTTAAATGCATAAAAGTACTGCTTTTATATAATAGTGAGTTTACTTTAACCTACCCCAAGTTGGCAAAGCAATTTGAGCTTTTAATACAAAAGGCCATACAAGATAAGTCGCCAGATATTCGGTATGAAGTGAATCAATATTTAAAAGCAGACAAAGTAAAAATTGCTAGTGACAATAAAATCATATTACAAAAAGCAGGTATTACTAATCCTGATAAATATTTTGAGCAACCTCGTTGTATACCTGGTGGCGGTTGTTCGCCAAGATTACAGATAGAACAACTCAAACCTATAGCAGATACACTTATTTCTTCGCTAGTTAAATTAGTAAACAATAGTAGTGAAGCAATTGAAATTAGAAAGGCAGCATTAAATTTATTAAGTCAGCTAATGTTGCCACAAGCGATTAGCGCTATTAATAAACTTGCAGAAAACTTCAAGCAAATTGATCCTGCAATGCAACTTGAGGTACTTATTTATAGTGTAAAATATTCTCCGATAACATCGGCACAACTAAATTATCTAATCAAACTTCTAGATTCTGAAGAAGCCTATAAACGTACAATGGCGGCGGTTTTATTGTCGAAAACTCCAAATTCGCTA
This genomic window contains:
- a CDS encoding HEAT repeat domain-containing protein gives rise to the protein MRAIKHWYSLIIVIMLILIIGLQKPYAKPPQPRELQEQIAKYLIKMLRHHEINFRLQAAERLCSYGENYWEESVEGLLQLFAKEKHTYIRYQAFKCIKVLLLYNSEFTLTYPKLAKQFELLIQKAIQDKSPDIRYEVNQYLKADKVKIASDNKIILQKAGITNPDKYFEQPRCIPGGGCSPRLQIEQLKPIADTLISSLVKLVNNSSEAIEIRKAALNLLSQLMLPQAISAINKLAENFKQIDPAMQLEVLIYSVKYSPITSAQLNYLIKLLDSEEAYKRTMAAVLLSKTPNSLSYLDKLIQLASKDEIVNVRVVSMQIINEMVKSLPSYHDKLVNVLMQNLQSEYWIVKAAAAEALISINKIKPAAMLLTKAKTNKSALWAPDVTRMQAEDALVQIPILQALGAVKSLAAIAVPQIIPMLKNKYTSEEAAKTLGEIGEEAKEAVPSLTRLLNDPKLVVRHEAIIALGKIGTAADSAVTALVYLYKHPKKTSGDEILDSDYSEKTMILQTLKAIDTPKANHAHNQLQQ